A region of Thiofilum sp. DNA encodes the following proteins:
- the petA gene encoding ubiquinol-cytochrome c reductase iron-sulfur subunit, with product MSEHSTSTGRRRFLVAATSAVGATGVAAVAAPFLASWSPSARALAAGASVEFDVRKVAAGQMLRVVWRGKPVWVVHRTEEMLANLASNDKSLRDPESLVKEQQPDYAQNPYRSRDPNYLVLVGICTHLGCSPTYRPEVAPADLGADWKGGWYCPCHGSRFDLAGRVYKNVPAATNLVVPPYYFKDESTLLIGEDAPAVKA from the coding sequence ATGTCAGAACACTCAACCTCTACCGGCCGTCGCCGCTTTTTAGTAGCCGCCACTTCTGCCGTAGGTGCAACCGGAGTCGCCGCCGTCGCAGCGCCCTTTTTAGCCTCTTGGTCACCTAGTGCACGAGCCTTAGCAGCAGGTGCATCGGTAGAGTTTGATGTGCGCAAAGTAGCAGCAGGACAAATGTTACGTGTGGTGTGGCGTGGTAAACCGGTGTGGGTAGTCCATCGCACCGAAGAAATGCTCGCCAATTTAGCCAGTAATGATAAGTCGCTACGCGATCCCGAATCGCTAGTCAAAGAACAACAACCCGACTATGCCCAAAACCCGTATCGCTCGCGTGATCCTAACTATTTGGTCTTGGTGGGTATTTGTACTCATTTAGGCTGCTCGCCGACTTATCGTCCTGAAGTAGCACCCGCTGATTTAGGTGCTGACTGGAAAGGAGGTTGGTATTGCCCTTGTCATGGTTCACGTTTTGATTTAGCGGGACGTGTTTATAAAAATGTACCCGCCGCCACTAATTTAGTAGTACCACCTTATTATTTTAAGGATGAAAGTACATTATTGATTGGGGAAGATGCGCCCGCAGTGAAAGCCTAG
- a CDS encoding NAD(P)/FAD-dependent oxidoreductase: MNPSRRKLLKWLSALTLTSTLPSRSLFAATAPQVVIIGGGVGGATAAKYLKLFDPHIKVTLIEKNAQYLRPYGSSEVVTGHIQMSDLVVTYDTLRSKYGVNIIIDEVIGFDAAKRQVQLKQGSKVAYDRLIVSPGIELLYDKIEGYSYEIAEHEIPSGWIPGAQTELLAQQLKAMPQGGTFLMVAPPSPYRCPPGPYERPALIAEWCQRHNPTAKVIIVDPKDEFVTDQTMMLGWNRRYGFNMPKKFTATLPKTVEVLQHQGEGILSWIPAAEGGTPLKLDATKKVLTTAGGEIKADVINIVPPMRAGQLAAKMGLTDEKGWCPNQRKTFESTLHPYVHVIGDACSADAMPKSGFSANTQAKSVARAVLELLAGREAPVPYWENTCYALAASDYGLYVADVFELNEPENKIQRVGKASRYLRLEATPEEIRLGAVYQQAWLQAFTEDCFG, from the coding sequence ATGAATCCCTCACGGCGTAAATTATTAAAGTGGCTAAGCGCTTTAACGCTCACTAGCACTTTACCCAGCCGCTCCTTATTTGCCGCTACAGCACCACAGGTAGTGATTATTGGTGGAGGTGTAGGAGGGGCGACCGCAGCTAAATATCTCAAGTTGTTTGACCCTCATATTAAGGTGACGTTGATTGAGAAAAATGCTCAGTATTTAAGACCTTATGGCTCTTCCGAGGTGGTGACTGGGCATATTCAAATGAGTGACTTGGTAGTGACCTATGACACACTACGCTCTAAGTATGGTGTTAATATTATTATTGATGAGGTTATAGGGTTTGATGCTGCCAAGCGGCAGGTACAGCTTAAGCAGGGCAGTAAGGTTGCTTATGACCGTCTTATTGTCTCACCCGGAATCGAGTTGTTGTATGACAAGATTGAGGGTTACTCCTACGAGATTGCCGAGCATGAAATTCCGAGTGGCTGGATTCCGGGGGCGCAAACTGAGTTGCTAGCTCAACAGCTCAAAGCTATGCCCCAAGGCGGAACCTTTTTAATGGTCGCTCCTCCTAGCCCTTATCGTTGTCCACCGGGACCTTATGAGCGCCCTGCATTAATAGCGGAATGGTGTCAACGCCATAATCCGACTGCAAAGGTGATCATTGTTGATCCTAAAGATGAGTTTGTGACTGATCAAACCATGATGCTAGGTTGGAATCGGCGCTATGGTTTTAATATGCCTAAAAAATTTACTGCAACCCTACCCAAGACCGTAGAGGTGTTACAGCATCAAGGTGAGGGGATATTAAGTTGGATTCCAGCCGCTGAGGGGGGAACGCCACTGAAGTTAGATGCTACAAAAAAGGTACTCACGACGGCGGGCGGTGAGATTAAAGCCGATGTGATTAATATCGTGCCTCCTATGAGAGCCGGACAATTAGCCGCCAAAATGGGGCTAACAGATGAGAAAGGTTGGTGTCCGAATCAGCGTAAGACCTTTGAGTCCACGCTTCATCCTTATGTGCATGTTATTGGTGATGCGTGTAGCGCGGATGCCATGCCGAAATCGGGTTTTTCAGCCAATACTCAAGCCAAAAGTGTGGCGCGTGCCGTACTTGAACTGTTAGCAGGGCGTGAAGCTCCTGTGCCGTATTGGGAAAATACCTGTTATGCCTTAGCTGCTTCCGATTATGGTCTGTATGTAGCGGATGTATTTGAACTGAATGAGCCTGAAAACAAAATTCAGCGTGTAGGTAAAGCCTCGCGTTATTTGCGTTTAGAGGCAACGCCTGAAGAAATTCGTTTAGGGGCAGTGTACCAGCAAGCATGGCTGCAAGCTTTTACAGAGGATTGTTTCGGATGA
- a CDS encoding Crp/Fnr family transcriptional regulator → MSNIKGKGQCRTCAIRQLSIFALLPEANLTEIQHFQPSIMTFASNEAVYHQGEVATCAYTLRQGLIRLVKTLPNGRTQIVRLIRAGDSFGFDGFIGEPYNHSAIPLCEIEVCRLPLAELLALKRQHPEIESAMMKRWIQHLREAEDMMVELGAKKASERLASFLIRWCEPTGFNGWIELPLSRGEIGELLGLTIETVSRFISDWKRQGLIEERQGRIHLLDPERLQALACVDD, encoded by the coding sequence ATGTCTAATATTAAAGGTAAGGGGCAGTGCCGTACTTGTGCGATTCGGCAACTCAGTATTTTTGCGCTCTTACCGGAGGCGAATTTAACAGAAATTCAGCATTTTCAACCGTCTATCATGACCTTTGCTTCCAATGAGGCTGTATATCATCAGGGCGAGGTTGCCACTTGTGCTTATACCTTGCGCCAAGGCTTGATACGCTTAGTGAAAACTTTACCTAATGGACGTACTCAGATTGTGCGTTTAATTCGGGCGGGGGATAGCTTTGGCTTTGATGGATTTATTGGCGAGCCTTATAACCATAGTGCTATTCCCTTATGTGAAATAGAGGTGTGTCGTTTACCGCTAGCAGAACTTTTAGCGCTCAAGCGCCAGCATCCTGAAATTGAGAGCGCTATGATGAAGCGCTGGATTCAACATTTACGCGAAGCGGAAGATATGATGGTAGAGCTAGGTGCTAAAAAAGCATCAGAACGCTTAGCCTCATTTTTGATTCGCTGGTGTGAGCCTACGGGGTTTAATGGCTGGATTGAATTACCGTTGTCACGCGGTGAAATCGGTGAGTTATTAGGTTTAACCATTGAAACCGTGAGTCGTTTTATTTCGGATTGGAAACGCCAAGGTTTAATTGAGGAGCGTCAAGGACGTATTCATTTGTTAGATCCTGAGCGTTTACAAGCACTGGCTTGTGTCGATGACTGA
- a CDS encoding c-type cytochrome: protein MKLATFLIALMAVGSALANEAAPLEAKAWTPASLEQALQARPQGNSERGKQLHHSAMCIACHGAAGVAPTRNWPSVAGQKADYTYKTLLDYQSGLRAEDERAKLMTASVKDLSAQDLADIASYYASLPLPASLNNVKQTVPSLVRSGDPTRLITPCASCHGVKGQGGKFAAPALAGQTRLSFIRTMDLYRSGARHNDVNQVMTAIARQLSATEIKLLADYYAAH, encoded by the coding sequence ATGAAATTAGCCACCTTTTTAATAGCGTTGATGGCTGTAGGTAGTGCATTAGCCAATGAAGCAGCACCGCTCGAAGCGAAAGCTTGGACGCCTGCTAGTTTAGAGCAGGCTTTACAAGCTAGACCTCAGGGCAATAGTGAGCGTGGTAAGCAGTTGCATCATAGCGCTATGTGCATTGCTTGCCACGGTGCAGCAGGTGTTGCACCCACACGTAATTGGCCGAGTGTAGCGGGGCAGAAAGCGGATTATACCTATAAAACCTTATTGGATTATCAATCGGGTTTAAGGGCTGAGGATGAACGCGCTAAGCTCATGACCGCAAGTGTAAAGGATTTATCAGCTCAAGATTTGGCAGATATTGCTAGCTATTATGCTAGTTTGCCTCTACCTGCCTCACTGAATAACGTTAAACAAACAGTCCCTAGTTTAGTACGTAGTGGTGATCCTACCCGTCTCATTACGCCCTGTGCGTCGTGTCATGGGGTCAAAGGTCAGGGTGGAAAGTTTGCAGCCCCTGCTTTAGCCGGACAGACGCGTTTGAGCTTTATACGTACCATGGACTTATACCGTTCTGGTGCTCGACATAATGATGTGAATCAGGTAATGACCGCGATTGCTCGCCAGTTAAGCGCTACAGAAATTAAACTATTGGCTGATTATTACGCTGCGCATTGA
- a CDS encoding c-type cytochrome, with protein MEMLGLYPTWLEPMLGSGWIVAVIATIHVLASHTAVGAALVFAYLSVMAYRHNRPELLQYIKQYGLFLLIFSYVIGSITGPGIWFSTTVASPRGISALIHSFVWKWATEWVFFVIEVVGVYLVIYLVGKVDQKTHMRIAISFGLASYGTMLIIIGILSFMMWPGKPEWFVEGGYLNGFYGANTFAQLALRTAFMFTMTAVVGGIVAASIKEPEFKHEMMRRLAWLGLVSTLSGAALFQWYLNTLPDYAHLVMENRLPDYFQPALLGVLSLMVAYFVWILMSPNSIVPAIASVMTVILLVFGLWPEEVARESIRKPYVVGQYIYSNQVIAHDVPSLGIKSEIPLLEEKGFLKTHIFLPDSLRTVTDDNQIQVGHALAMTACSNCHSLTSSGIRPLAKYFGGNTDTQALKTYLLGALATGNTLYMPKIPLTDAEAQALATYIASLASPASAKAAVKHAKAGE; from the coding sequence ATGGAAATGTTAGGACTCTATCCCACATGGTTAGAACCTATGCTGGGTAGTGGTTGGATCGTCGCGGTGATCGCAACCATTCACGTTTTAGCTTCACATACTGCGGTAGGGGCAGCGCTGGTGTTTGCCTATTTGTCCGTAATGGCTTATCGCCATAATCGTCCCGAATTATTGCAATACATTAAGCAATATGGTCTGTTTTTGCTCATTTTTTCCTATGTGATCGGTTCTATTACAGGGCCTGGCATTTGGTTTTCCACCACAGTAGCGAGTCCACGCGGTATCTCAGCCTTAATTCATAGTTTTGTATGGAAGTGGGCGACCGAGTGGGTGTTCTTTGTGATTGAAGTGGTGGGTGTTTACCTAGTGATTTATCTGGTGGGGAAGGTGGATCAAAAAACGCATATGCGTATAGCGATTAGTTTTGGTCTAGCTTCCTATGGCACTATGTTGATTATTATCGGTATTTTGTCCTTTATGATGTGGCCGGGTAAGCCAGAGTGGTTTGTGGAGGGCGGCTATTTAAATGGTTTTTATGGTGCAAATACCTTTGCTCAGTTAGCTCTGCGTACTGCGTTTATGTTTACTATGACAGCGGTGGTGGGGGGCATTGTCGCTGCTAGTATTAAAGAGCCTGAGTTTAAGCATGAAATGATGCGCCGTCTCGCATGGTTAGGTTTAGTGTCCACTCTCAGTGGTGCGGCTTTATTCCAATGGTATTTAAACACGTTGCCTGACTACGCTCATTTAGTGATGGAAAATCGTCTACCCGATTACTTCCAGCCTGCACTATTGGGTGTACTGAGTTTAATGGTGGCTTATTTCGTGTGGATCTTGATGAGTCCTAATAGTATTGTGCCTGCCATAGCCAGCGTGATGACTGTCATACTATTAGTATTTGGTTTGTGGCCGGAGGAAGTCGCTCGTGAGTCGATTCGTAAGCCCTATGTGGTGGGGCAATATATTTATTCTAATCAAGTCATTGCTCATGATGTTCCCAGTTTAGGTATTAAATCTGAAATTCCACTCTTAGAAGAAAAAGGTTTTCTCAAAACCCATATTTTCCTCCCTGATTCACTGCGTACTGTGACAGATGATAATCAGATTCAAGTGGGGCATGCCTTGGCTATGACGGCTTGCTCGAATTGCCACTCTTTAACCTCCAGTGGTATTCGCCCTCTGGCTAAGTATTTTGGAGGCAATACCGATACACAAGCGCTTAAAACCTATCTATTAGGGGCATTAGCGACGGGTAATACTTTATACATGCCTAAAATTCCTTTGACCGACGCAGAGGCACAAGCCTTAGCGACCTATATAGCCTCCTTAGCCAGTCCCGCCTCAGCCAAGGCTGCGGTTAAACACGCTAAAGCAGGAGAGTAA
- a CDS encoding DUF3226 domain-containing protein gives MSKNVLIVESQNDKFFIENLLKHINQIAIKVENPICSIDDYECLEGLSLAKLKHKLTEIQTTIEKDDIQKLGIIVDADKQGIDQRLGLVNQAISECGFDLAPLEFNHWLHCEKYDVDLSCHILSYDGVGELETLLKAIKNQDSSFADCLNAWQFCLAGQGKTISSKEFDKFWISIYQRYDCCSKEDKKQANRKCSFEASMAKPIWDFEHAALNSLKDYLNTFTA, from the coding sequence GTGAGTAAAAATGTCCTCATTGTCGAAAGCCAAAATGATAAGTTCTTCATAGAAAACTTGCTAAAGCACATTAATCAAATCGCTATTAAAGTAGAAAACCCTATTTGCTCTATCGATGACTATGAGTGTTTAGAAGGACTATCATTGGCTAAGCTAAAGCATAAGCTAACTGAAATACAAACCACTATAGAAAAGGATGATATTCAAAAGCTAGGCATCATAGTCGATGCGGATAAGCAAGGCATTGATCAGCGTTTAGGATTAGTCAATCAAGCGATTAGTGAATGTGGCTTTGATCTTGCCCCCTTAGAGTTTAATCATTGGCTACACTGTGAAAAATATGATGTTGATCTTTCATGTCATATACTAAGCTATGATGGAGTGGGTGAGTTAGAGACTTTATTAAAAGCCATTAAAAACCAAGATTCTAGTTTTGCCGATTGTTTAAATGCTTGGCAATTTTGCTTAGCTGGTCAAGGAAAAACCATTTCAAGCAAAGAGTTTGATAAGTTTTGGATTAGTATCTACCAGCGTTATGACTGTTGCTCTAAGGAAGATAAGAAACAAGCTAATAGAAAATGCTCATTTGAGGCAAGTATGGCTAAACCCATTTGGGATTTTGAGCATGCTGCTTTAAATAGTTTAAAGGATTATCTTAACACTTTTACGGCGTAA
- a CDS encoding phosphate-starvation-inducible PsiE family protein codes for MVTEKNKSKMAHEELPAEHEDILISFLHRIIRVAVKILAVIMMFVILWGIGDVVYVLYQRLMAPPKYLLEISDIFQTFGAFMAVMIAIEIFINIRLYLGTNVIPVQLVVATALMAVARKLIVLDSEKATPEYILSISAAAFALGITYWLMGRNHNQQN; via the coding sequence ATGGTTACTGAAAAAAATAAATCAAAAATGGCTCACGAAGAGCTGCCCGCAGAACATGAAGATATTTTAATTTCATTTCTGCATCGTATTATTCGGGTAGCTGTCAAAATATTGGCGGTCATTATGATGTTTGTGATTTTGTGGGGTATTGGCGATGTAGTTTATGTACTTTATCAACGTCTTATGGCTCCCCCCAAGTATTTATTGGAAATTAGTGATATTTTCCAAACTTTTGGTGCATTCATGGCGGTAATGATTGCCATTGAAATCTTCATTAATATTCGTTTATATCTTGGTACGAATGTGATTCCAGTACAGTTAGTGGTAGCAACTGCTTTAATGGCGGTGGCGCGGAAGTTAATTGTATTGGACTCTGAAAAAGCTACACCGGAGTATATTTTAAGTATTTCAGCCGCTGCCTTTGCTTTGGGTATTACCTATTGGCTAATGGGGCGTAATCATAATCAACAGAACTAA